From Saprospiraceae bacterium, one genomic window encodes:
- a CDS encoding biotin/lipoyl-binding protein — protein MKINAIVISWFLAILGIIYIYNQMMGLSQTHFFGSTEAEEIQVKPEFDGRIKQIHVNPGQTVRQGDTLLVLEVFDFDKRKADLNQQIQMAEFANRVDQNINTQEKKILEAEYRYKLSELQNELSELEQQAGIQKELKNKVSSVFDLKSNGQSSLLQTEMEGIRKQIKDLETEKSARMAAIDQFAYKKSGGHRAYLNAQKSEMNFLDQEYQNRYILSTLNGMIGEFYFHPGDFIDSRSVIFSITSSKPSKVKAFLPESSELIPQIGRKVFLQSSYRTEVSDSGAIIYVYPTISELPYRLRKIPEMRAYGRELYIALPPDNPFFVGEKVRIDLIP, from the coding sequence ATGAAGATCAACGCCATAGTTATTTCCTGGTTTTTAGCCATCCTTGGTATCATTTATATTTACAATCAAATGATGGGTTTGAGCCAAACTCATTTTTTTGGAAGCACCGAAGCGGAAGAAATACAGGTCAAACCCGAGTTTGATGGAAGAATTAAACAAATCCATGTGAATCCCGGACAAACGGTGCGTCAAGGCGATACATTGTTGGTGCTGGAAGTTTTTGATTTTGACAAAAGAAAAGCGGATCTTAACCAACAAATTCAAATGGCTGAGTTTGCCAATCGCGTTGATCAGAACATCAATACCCAGGAGAAGAAAATTCTGGAAGCAGAATATCGATACAAACTCAGTGAACTTCAAAATGAGCTGAGTGAATTAGAACAGCAAGCCGGCATTCAGAAAGAACTCAAAAACAAAGTATCGTCTGTGTTTGATCTCAAAAGCAATGGACAATCCTCCTTGTTGCAAACAGAAATGGAAGGTATCCGGAAACAAATCAAAGATCTTGAGACTGAGAAAAGTGCCAGAATGGCGGCCATTGATCAGTTTGCATACAAAAAATCAGGAGGGCATCGCGCCTATCTTAATGCACAGAAATCCGAAATGAATTTTCTGGATCAGGAATATCAAAATCGATACATCCTATCTACTTTAAATGGAATGATTGGTGAATTTTATTTTCATCCTGGTGATTTTATCGATTCTCGTTCTGTCATTTTTTCCATTACTTCTTCCAAACCTTCAAAAGTAAAAGCCTTTCTGCCGGAAAGTTCAGAGTTGATTCCTCAAATAGGCAGGAAAGTGTTTTTGCAATCTTCTTATAGAACCGAAGTTTCAGATAGCGGCGCGATCATTTATGTTTATCCGACCATCTCCGAATTGCCTTACAGACTAAGAAAAATTCCGGAAATGAGAGCATACGGCAGAGAGCTGTATATCGCTCTCCCACCGGACAATCCATTCTTCGTTGGTGAAAAAGTGAGAATAGACCTCATTCCCTGA
- a CDS encoding DUF4956 domain-containing protein yields the protein MQEFLTLYKNVENPTLSMVLLTFLLSFVLSGLVAFTYQKTSNISIKSLNYIQALVLSSVVATMIMQAIGDNVAVGLGMIGALTIIQFRTTFRDPRDIIFMFACLGIGIACGVFGFFIAVTGGLIFCLIAILLRFSPFHKGNHVVWELRLKGPESCFENDFHEILERFTKRYDLDQLWPDIDKTSGTKLLEMELKILLRDDNAYKELIAALEKKGILTRKWSRLGESANDIN from the coding sequence ATGCAGGAATTTTTAACATTGTACAAGAACGTAGAAAATCCGACCCTGTCAATGGTGTTGTTGACTTTTTTGCTATCGTTTGTTTTATCTGGTTTGGTGGCCTTCACCTACCAAAAAACAAGCAACATTAGCATCAAGTCCTTAAATTACATACAGGCTTTGGTGTTATCTTCTGTGGTAGCTACCATGATTATGCAGGCCATTGGAGACAATGTGGCCGTTGGACTTGGCATGATTGGAGCACTTACCATCATTCAGTTTAGAACCACTTTTAGGGATCCAAGAGACATCATTTTTATGTTTGCATGTTTGGGGATTGGAATTGCCTGCGGGGTATTTGGCTTTTTTATAGCCGTCACCGGTGGATTGATTTTTTGCCTGATTGCCATCCTCCTTAGATTCAGTCCATTTCATAAAGGGAATCATGTGGTTTGGGAATTGAGATTGAAAGGACCGGAGAGTTGTTTTGAAAATGATTTTCATGAAATATTGGAGCGCTTTACCAAACGATATGACCTAGATCAGCTTTGGCCCGATATAGACAAAACTTCCGGCACAAAATTATTGGAAATGGAACTCAAAATTTTACTCAGAGATGACAATGCTTACAAGGAATTAATTGCAGCATTGGAAAAAAAGGGGATCCTTACCAGAAAATGGAGTAGATTGGGTGAATCTGCCAATGACATTAATTAA
- a CDS encoding CinA family nicotinamide mononucleotide deamidase-related protein: protein MNNPLNVSIITIGDELLIGQVIDSNSAIMGQMLSAIGLAVSRRWCIADKREEILYAMQEASRHSDLVLITGGLGPTKDDITKKVIAEFLGVELKYNEQAYTHLKEILDRYKVEIRDMHVQQCWLPSNAQILDNKLGTAVGLWMEHRGIHWVVMPGVPYEMEYIMKHGVIPRISKFELAAQYRQTTVLTAGIGESEIAHQIEPLLTDMPNYIQLAYLPGTGMVRLRLSGNHESTSMLENELLQYVQIIKNRLGDFVLGTDDQNLSWILGQMLKDRNLWIGTAESCTGGMMAQMITAIPGSSAYFCGSAVTYSETLKKNILGVQQQTLTQYGVVSEQTVREMVKGACMHLEVDLAVASTGIAGPDGGTVENPVGTIWIAAGNRDHVLCQKLQLGKDRTRNIERAATMGLLLARKWLLQDMR, encoded by the coding sequence ATGAATAACCCATTGAATGTATCTATCATCACCATTGGCGATGAATTGCTTATTGGTCAGGTGATTGACAGCAATTCAGCCATCATGGGACAAATGCTTTCAGCCATTGGCTTGGCTGTGTCCAGAAGATGGTGCATCGCTGACAAGCGCGAAGAAATCCTATACGCCATGCAAGAAGCGTCGCGCCATTCTGATTTGGTCCTTATTACCGGTGGATTGGGTCCCACCAAGGATGACATTACGAAAAAAGTCATTGCTGAATTTTTAGGCGTCGAATTGAAATACAACGAACAGGCGTACACTCATTTAAAAGAAATTCTGGACAGATACAAAGTTGAAATAAGAGACATGCATGTCCAGCAGTGTTGGTTGCCTTCCAATGCTCAGATTTTAGACAATAAGCTTGGCACTGCCGTCGGTTTGTGGATGGAGCACAGAGGAATCCACTGGGTGGTCATGCCCGGAGTGCCCTATGAAATGGAATACATCATGAAACATGGGGTAATCCCAAGGATTTCAAAATTTGAACTTGCGGCTCAATACCGACAAACCACTGTGCTGACTGCGGGGATAGGAGAATCTGAGATTGCCCATCAAATTGAACCACTGTTAACAGACATGCCCAATTATATCCAGCTGGCCTATTTGCCAGGGACTGGTATGGTCAGGCTGAGACTTTCGGGAAATCACGAATCCACTTCAATGTTAGAAAACGAGCTCCTCCAATATGTCCAAATCATCAAGAACAGATTGGGCGACTTCGTCTTGGGTACCGATGATCAAAACCTATCCTGGATTTTGGGTCAAATGCTGAAAGATAGAAATCTTTGGATCGGTACGGCAGAAAGTTGCACAGGAGGCATGATGGCTCAAATGATAACCGCTATCCCGGGGTCTTCTGCCTATTTTTGCGGATCTGCGGTGACTTATTCAGAAACATTGAAGAAAAATATACTTGGAGTTCAGCAGCAGACATTGACTCAATACGGTGTGGTAAGCGAACAAACAGTCCGTGAAATGGTGAAAGGAGCCTGTATGCATTTGGAGGTGGATCTGGCTGTGGCAAGCACGGGCATTGCAGGTCCTGACGGTGGAACAGTAGAAAATCCGGTGGGAACCATCTGGATTGCAGCGGGAAACAGGGACCATGTCCTTTGTCAAAAACTACAGTTGGGTAAAGACAGAACCAGAAACATCGAACGCGCCGCTACCATGGGATTGCTACTTGCCAGAAAATGGTTGTTGCAAGATATGAGGTAA
- a CDS encoding outer membrane beta-barrel protein has product MTKWWGFWVVMMTPLLMFAQNGLKTIKASVLDESGDPVVGAIVFVLKAGDSAVIQSFQTDLNGKINIQLERKGRILIKISHLGHKDHWIRPTLREDFLDLGDIQLITDSKVLSEVEIKDMAVVAKTKTDTTEFNASSFKTNPDANAEDLITKMPGVTVTDGKVQAQGEDVRQVTLDGKRFFGEDANAALRNLPSEVIDKIQIFDQRSDQSIFTGFDDGNTFKAINIVTRPQFRNGLFGRVWAGAGTEDRYKTGASINYFKGSRRLTFLGNLNNINEQNFSTEDLSGVLSGSGSSGGPRPGMGGGPGGGRPQGQRFGPSNNSDNFLVDQRSGIITTRAFGVNYSDQIGTLELTGSYFVNSSDNDILANLRRVYTTPANEGLVYTEGKAENQYNLNHRFNLRAEWKIDSFNSFQFTPRLSYQNAEIGQQNLAINQILLQQINQNQFNTARTSDRYNISAPLLYRHSFQKQGRTLSAQVNPSWNNGTVDYELVSFLEDYESAFFDTIRQNQDGIRNSANVQSNLSYTEPINDKSQFQISYHHQYAPSYSDQKTFQLSDEQPSPTPDIQLSNEFKSVYQSHRSSLEYRYNYKIFNLNAGLSYQYASLVNDQIFPTQIGLEKHFVNFLPNATMMFRFSQNKNLRINYRTSTNQPSAEQLQDVPQITNNLSVNSGNSNLNQEFRQNIFGRYHTSNALKGTSFFIMGGASFTQDYIGNNILIPTTDTVLLDSIALPAGAQWSRPVNLDGFWSLRSFLSYGLPIRSLKTNLNLNLGGFYTNTPSLLNDQLNQNGSLNLNGGIVLSSNISPRLDFTLSGTLGISRIRNSNTPELITLNTLQTNYGRIQWQFWKGLFIQTDVLAQFNFGLTGEANRNIVLWNAAVGYKFLKNNALDIRLQVFDLLQQNASVSRVVREAWYDDNFTNVVQQYFMLTATWQIRQFVSRS; this is encoded by the coding sequence ATGACGAAATGGTGGGGTTTTTGGGTGGTCATGATGACACCCCTTCTGATGTTTGCCCAGAATGGGTTAAAGACAATCAAAGCATCTGTTCTGGATGAATCGGGAGATCCTGTGGTGGGTGCCATAGTTTTTGTCCTAAAAGCTGGAGATAGTGCCGTCATACAAAGTTTTCAAACCGATCTTAATGGAAAAATTAACATTCAGCTAGAAAGAAAGGGGAGGATTTTGATCAAAATCTCCCACCTGGGTCACAAAGACCATTGGATCAGACCAACGCTTCGAGAAGATTTTTTGGATTTGGGGGACATACAATTGATCACTGACAGCAAAGTCCTGAGTGAAGTCGAAATTAAAGACATGGCCGTGGTGGCAAAGACGAAAACCGATACCACCGAATTCAATGCTTCGTCCTTTAAAACCAATCCGGATGCCAATGCAGAAGACCTGATCACCAAGATGCCCGGAGTGACCGTGACAGATGGCAAAGTGCAGGCACAGGGAGAGGACGTCAGACAAGTGACCTTGGATGGAAAGAGATTTTTTGGAGAAGATGCCAATGCTGCACTCCGAAATTTACCCTCTGAAGTCATTGACAAAATTCAGATTTTCGATCAACGTTCGGATCAAAGCATATTTACAGGATTTGATGACGGCAACACATTTAAAGCCATCAATATTGTGACCAGACCGCAATTTCGAAATGGACTTTTTGGAAGGGTTTGGGCAGGTGCAGGTACGGAAGATCGCTACAAAACGGGTGCCAGCATCAATTATTTCAAAGGGAGTCGCAGGTTGACTTTTTTAGGAAACCTCAACAACATCAACGAGCAGAATTTTTCCACCGAAGATTTGTCCGGGGTATTGAGTGGTTCCGGATCATCCGGAGGGCCCCGACCAGGTATGGGAGGCGGTCCGGGTGGAGGAAGACCACAGGGACAGCGATTTGGTCCATCCAACAACAGCGACAACTTTCTGGTAGATCAGCGTTCGGGGATCATCACCACCCGTGCTTTTGGGGTCAATTATTCTGACCAAATTGGTACACTCGAATTGACAGGAAGTTACTTTGTCAATTCATCCGACAATGACATCCTTGCCAACTTGAGAAGAGTTTATACCACACCAGCCAATGAAGGACTGGTCTATACAGAGGGTAAAGCGGAAAATCAATACAACCTCAACCATCGTTTTAACCTGAGAGCAGAATGGAAAATAGATAGCTTTAACAGCTTTCAGTTTACGCCAAGACTGTCATACCAAAACGCTGAAATCGGTCAACAGAATCTGGCCATCAATCAAATTCTATTGCAGCAAATTAATCAAAATCAGTTTAACACGGCAAGGACCTCTGACCGGTACAATATTTCAGCGCCATTGTTGTACAGACATTCTTTTCAGAAGCAAGGTAGAACCCTGTCTGCTCAGGTCAATCCGAGTTGGAACAACGGTACAGTAGATTATGAACTGGTCTCTTTTTTGGAAGATTACGAAAGCGCATTTTTCGATACCATTCGGCAAAATCAGGATGGGATACGCAATAGTGCCAACGTACAAAGCAATCTGAGCTACACAGAACCCATCAATGACAAATCGCAGTTCCAGATTTCTTACCACCATCAATACGCACCCTCCTATTCCGATCAGAAAACATTCCAGCTGTCCGACGAACAGCCAAGTCCCACTCCGGACATTCAGCTCAGCAATGAGTTTAAATCGGTGTATCAAAGTCACCGAAGTTCATTGGAATACCGTTACAACTACAAGATTTTTAATTTGAATGCGGGACTTTCGTACCAGTATGCGAGTTTGGTCAACGACCAGATTTTTCCCACTCAAATAGGATTGGAAAAACATTTTGTCAACTTCCTTCCCAATGCCACGATGATGTTTCGGTTTTCCCAAAATAAAAATTTGAGAATAAACTATAGAACCTCTACCAATCAACCATCTGCGGAGCAACTACAGGATGTGCCTCAGATTACCAACAACCTCTCTGTCAATAGCGGCAACAGCAATCTCAATCAGGAATTCCGACAAAATATTTTTGGGCGTTACCACACTTCCAATGCACTCAAAGGCACCAGTTTTTTTATCATGGGAGGAGCCTCTTTTACCCAGGATTATATAGGCAATAATATCTTGATCCCCACCACAGATACGGTACTATTGGATAGCATTGCACTTCCCGCCGGAGCCCAATGGTCTAGGCCGGTCAACCTGGATGGATTCTGGTCGCTGAGATCCTTTCTGAGTTATGGACTGCCCATCCGCTCACTAAAAACCAATTTGAATCTGAATCTGGGAGGCTTTTATACCAATACACCTTCCTTGCTCAATGATCAACTCAATCAAAATGGATCCCTCAACCTGAATGGGGGTATCGTTCTGTCTTCCAACATCAGCCCACGCTTGGATTTTACCTTATCAGGTACCCTGGGGATCAGCAGAATCAGAAATTCCAATACCCCGGAACTGATAACGCTCAATACCCTTCAGACCAATTACGGCAGGATCCAGTGGCAGTTTTGGAAAGGCTTGTTTATACAAACGGATGTCCTGGCACAGTTTAATTTTGGCTTGACCGGAGAAGCCAACAGAAACATTGTCTTATGGAATGCAGCTGTGGGATACAAGTTTCTCAAAAACAACGCCCTTGACATCAGACTTCAGGTATTTGATCTGCTCCAACAAAACGCCTCCGTCAGCCGGGTCGTGAGAGAGGCCTGGTACGATGACAATTTTACCAATGTAGTGCAGCAATACTTTATGTTGACAGCTACCTGGCAGATCCGCCAATTTGTGAGTCGCTCCTAA